Proteins encoded within one genomic window of Kibdelosporangium phytohabitans:
- a CDS encoding Gfo/Idh/MocA family protein, producing MSEIRLGIVGLGVMGRRTLRVAVGHPDFTVVRASDVTETDPGVPFTTDPRAVVGASDVDAVYIATPPAFHADLAVTALRSGKAVFCEKPLAVSLADAQRMLDAATETGLANAVNFALSDRDAVLRVAGDDLGTVRGVDIRVQFPRWPRDFQATATWLAGREQGGFVREVLSHFIYLTDRIVGPLEAVETSVDYSDGPDGTGSEVAARGLLRAGGVPVHVSAVSDLAGPERYEWIIWGTRRSYMLRDWAQLYVTEGGEWQPVELAGTGSEHTRLTLFAQAIRGRKSADLADFAAGYRVQRAVETFHRIQS from the coding sequence ATGAGCGAGATAAGGCTGGGCATCGTCGGGCTCGGCGTGATGGGCAGGCGAACCCTCCGCGTCGCGGTCGGCCACCCCGACTTCACCGTGGTCAGGGCCAGTGACGTCACCGAGACCGACCCCGGCGTCCCCTTCACCACCGATCCCCGCGCGGTGGTCGGCGCCTCCGATGTGGACGCGGTCTACATCGCCACCCCACCGGCCTTCCACGCCGACCTCGCGGTCACCGCCCTGCGTTCCGGCAAGGCCGTGTTCTGTGAGAAGCCGCTGGCGGTCAGCCTGGCCGACGCCCAGCGGATGCTCGACGCCGCAACGGAAACCGGGCTCGCGAACGCCGTCAACTTCGCACTGTCCGATCGCGACGCCGTGCTGCGCGTCGCCGGTGACGACCTTGGCACTGTCCGTGGCGTGGACATCCGGGTGCAGTTCCCGCGCTGGCCGAGGGACTTCCAGGCCACCGCGACCTGGCTCGCCGGGCGCGAGCAGGGCGGGTTCGTCCGGGAAGTGCTGTCCCACTTCATCTACCTGACCGATCGGATCGTCGGACCACTCGAAGCGGTCGAGACCAGTGTGGACTACTCCGACGGCCCGGACGGCACCGGCAGCGAGGTCGCCGCGCGTGGTCTGCTGCGTGCCGGTGGCGTTCCCGTGCACGTGTCGGCGGTGTCGGATCTCGCCGGACCTGAGCGTTATGAGTGGATCATCTGGGGCACTCGCCGGTCGTACATGCTCCGTGACTGGGCGCAGTTGTACGTGACCGAAGGCGGTGAGTGGCAACCGGTCGAGCTCGCGGGCACGGGTTCGGAGCACACCAGGCTCACGTTGTTCGCGCAGGCCATCCGGGGCCGGAAATCCGCTGATCTGGCCGATTTCGCGGCCGGATATCGCGTCCAGCGCGCAGTCGAGACGTTCCACCGCATTCAGTCCTGA
- a CDS encoding LysR family transcriptional regulator: protein MKPLSPDFMDDLRRLRVLREFRERGSITATARALHLTPSAVSQQLTGLSRHLGFPVTQPDGRRVVLTPRARTLLAHADAVFAHIERARHDLDSWDEITHGTVTIGAFPTAITGLVPRLLTQARSTAPTLGIRVTEAEPPDLFDLLDAGKLTIGLAVSFVGSPATNDPRYHQVDLGADELDVLLPHDHSLTASDRVDLTALAQEQWIAGDGSGCCGAITATACAAAGFAPDIVHRTNDWQAVAQLVAHGHGVALMPRLAQRSLPDSVTVRPTGDPVPLRRIFAAIPEGAQTSPIIKLVLALLSSH, encoded by the coding sequence ATGAAACCGTTAAGCCCGGACTTCATGGACGATCTGCGCCGCCTGCGCGTGCTGCGCGAGTTCCGGGAACGCGGAAGCATCACGGCAACGGCCCGCGCGCTGCACCTGACGCCGTCCGCGGTGTCCCAGCAGCTCACCGGCCTGTCCCGGCACCTCGGTTTCCCCGTCACCCAGCCGGACGGCCGCCGTGTCGTCCTGACACCGCGAGCCCGGACGCTGCTGGCCCACGCCGACGCGGTCTTCGCCCACATCGAACGCGCCAGGCACGACCTCGACTCGTGGGACGAGATCACCCACGGAACAGTCACCATCGGCGCGTTCCCCACGGCGATCACCGGTCTGGTCCCGAGGCTGCTGACCCAAGCCCGCTCGACGGCGCCCACCCTGGGCATCCGGGTGACGGAGGCCGAACCGCCCGACCTCTTCGACCTGCTCGACGCCGGCAAACTGACGATCGGCCTCGCGGTGAGCTTCGTCGGATCGCCCGCGACGAACGACCCGCGCTACCACCAGGTGGACCTCGGCGCCGACGAACTGGACGTGCTGCTCCCCCACGACCACTCCCTGACGGCCTCCGACCGCGTCGATCTGACAGCGTTGGCCCAGGAACAGTGGATCGCAGGCGACGGCTCGGGCTGTTGCGGCGCGATCACAGCAACCGCCTGCGCCGCAGCGGGTTTCGCGCCCGACATCGTCCACCGGACCAACGACTGGCAAGCCGTCGCCCAACTCGTGGCACACGGGCACGGTGTCGCGCTGATGCCCAGATTGGCCCAGCGTTCGCTGCCGGACAGCGTGACCGTTCGGCCGACTGGCGACCCCGTGCCGTTACGACGGATCTTCGCGGCGATCCCGGAAGGCGCGCAGACGTCCCCGATCATCAAGCTGGTGCTGGCGTTGCTGTCCAGCCATTGA
- a CDS encoding SgcJ/EcaC family oxidoreductase has translation MTTKGLLAAMENAWNTGDGVAWAANFAADTVFVDALGGIHRGSATLRVEHQELFDTIYQGSTLKLHVVETRTLGTDLHLLRVGYTLHVPAGPRAGELRGMQMLLVQNGLILDFQNTFTRTDPDFAGIAGHPSQHFPAQGTASSPTR, from the coding sequence ATGACGACCAAAGGCTTGCTCGCCGCGATGGAGAACGCGTGGAACACGGGTGACGGCGTCGCCTGGGCTGCGAACTTCGCGGCCGACACCGTCTTCGTCGACGCACTCGGCGGAATCCACCGCGGCAGCGCCACGCTCCGCGTGGAACACCAGGAACTCTTCGACACCATCTACCAGGGCAGCACCCTGAAGCTGCACGTGGTCGAAACACGCACCCTCGGCACGGATCTGCACCTGCTCCGGGTGGGTTACACACTGCACGTCCCAGCCGGGCCACGCGCCGGCGAACTCCGCGGCATGCAAATGCTTCTCGTCCAGAACGGGCTGATCCTCGACTTCCAGAACACCTTCACGCGCACCGACCCCGACTTCGCCGGAATCGCAGGCCACCCGAGCCAGCACTTCCCGGCGCAGGGGACAGCGTCGTCCCCTACGCGGTGA
- the gcvP gene encoding aminomethyl-transferring glycine dehydrogenase, translating into MTQDRISLADLEHGTPFADRHIGPRAGELARILDVVGVGSLDALAQRAVPDSIRENDLVMDLPPAATEAEVLAELRALAARNRPITQMIGLGYYGTLTPPVILRNVLESPAWYTAYTPYQPEISQGRLEALLNFQTMVADLTGVPVANASMLDEGTAAAEAMTLVRRGGKAKSARFLVDADTFPQTVAVIETRAEPLGIEVEVADLTEGLPEGEFFGVLLSYPGGSGVVRDHSALIEEAHARGAQVVVAADLLSLTLLRPPGEIGADVVVGTTQRFGVPMGFGGPHAGYMAVRKGLERQLPGRLVGVSVDADGSMAYRLALQTREQHIRREKATSNICTAQVLLAVVASMYAVYHGPAGLKSIALRAHRMAAVLAAGLRAGGVEVVHSAFFDTIRVRVPGRASDVVRAARERDINLWLVDGDHVAISSDETTTRAHVAAVWEAFGVSGDVDALDASTSDVIPAELVRTSEYLTHPVFHTHRSETALLRYLRGLSDKDVALDRSMIPLGSCTMKLNATAEMEPITWPEFSALHPFAPAEDASGLLEIISDLESWLAQITGYHAVSLQPNAGSQGEFAGLLAIRAYHRDRGETARDLCLIPASAHGTNAASAVMAGMRVAVVKCDENGNIDMDHLRSSVQEHQDDLAAIMITYPSTHGVYEDTVREVCGLVHDAGGQVYVDGANLNALIGLAQYGRFGSDVSHLNLHKTFCIPHGGGGPGVGPIGVREHLAPFLPNHPLQPQAGPKTGVGPISAAPWGSASILPISWAYVRMMGAKGLRDATLTAVAAANYVARRLDEHYPVLYTGEGGFVAHECILDLRTITKDTGVTVDDVAKRLADYGLHAPTMSFPVAGTLMVEPTESEDLAELDRFCEAMIAIKKEIDKVAAGEWPADDNPLCNAPHTAQSIAGEWNHPYSREVAAFPVTSDRPKAWPPVRRIDGAKGDRNLVCSCPPLDAYTS; encoded by the coding sequence ATGACCCAGGACCGCATCTCGCTGGCAGACCTCGAGCACGGGACTCCGTTCGCCGACCGGCACATCGGTCCCCGCGCCGGTGAACTCGCCCGGATCCTCGACGTCGTGGGGGTCGGCTCGCTCGACGCGCTGGCCCAGCGCGCGGTGCCCGACTCCATCCGTGAGAACGATCTGGTGATGGATCTGCCGCCGGCCGCGACCGAGGCCGAGGTGCTGGCCGAGCTGCGGGCGCTCGCGGCGCGCAACCGCCCGATCACGCAGATGATCGGCCTCGGCTACTACGGCACGCTCACGCCGCCGGTGATCCTGCGCAACGTGCTGGAGAGCCCGGCCTGGTACACCGCGTACACGCCGTACCAGCCGGAGATCTCGCAGGGCAGGCTCGAGGCGCTGCTGAACTTCCAGACCATGGTCGCCGACCTGACCGGTGTGCCCGTGGCCAACGCGTCGATGCTGGACGAGGGCACGGCCGCGGCCGAGGCGATGACGCTCGTGCGCCGCGGCGGCAAGGCGAAGTCCGCGAGGTTCCTCGTGGACGCCGACACGTTCCCGCAGACCGTCGCCGTGATCGAGACCCGCGCCGAGCCGCTGGGCATCGAGGTCGAGGTGGCCGACCTGACCGAGGGCCTGCCCGAGGGCGAGTTCTTCGGCGTGCTGCTGTCGTACCCGGGTGGCAGCGGTGTCGTACGGGACCACTCGGCGCTGATCGAGGAAGCGCACGCGCGTGGCGCGCAGGTCGTCGTGGCGGCGGATCTGCTGTCGTTGACGCTGCTGCGCCCGCCGGGCGAGATCGGCGCGGACGTCGTGGTCGGCACGACCCAGCGCTTCGGCGTGCCGATGGGCTTCGGCGGCCCCCACGCCGGGTACATGGCCGTGCGCAAGGGCCTCGAGCGTCAGCTGCCCGGTCGTCTGGTCGGCGTGAGCGTCGACGCCGACGGCTCGATGGCCTACCGCTTGGCGCTGCAGACCCGTGAGCAGCACATCCGCCGTGAGAAGGCGACGAGCAACATCTGTACCGCGCAGGTCCTGCTCGCGGTTGTCGCGTCGATGTACGCCGTCTACCACGGTCCCGCCGGGCTGAAGTCGATCGCGTTGCGGGCGCACCGGATGGCCGCTGTGCTCGCCGCCGGGCTGCGTGCCGGTGGGGTGGAGGTCGTGCACTCCGCGTTCTTCGACACGATCCGCGTGCGTGTTCCGGGGCGCGCTTCCGACGTCGTGCGCGCGGCTCGGGAGCGCGACATCAACTTGTGGCTCGTGGACGGCGACCACGTCGCGATCTCCTCCGACGAGACCACCACGCGTGCGCACGTCGCCGCGGTCTGGGAGGCCTTCGGTGTCTCGGGGGACGTGGACGCGCTGGACGCGTCCACTTCGGACGTCATCCCGGCCGAACTGGTGCGCACCTCGGAGTACCTGACGCACCCGGTCTTCCACACGCACCGCTCGGAGACCGCTCTGCTGCGGTACCTGCGTGGCCTGTCGGACAAGGACGTCGCGCTCGACCGGAGCATGATCCCGTTGGGGTCGTGCACGATGAAGCTGAACGCGACCGCCGAGATGGAGCCGATCACGTGGCCGGAGTTCTCCGCGCTGCACCCGTTCGCGCCAGCCGAGGACGCGTCGGGCCTGCTGGAGATCATCTCGGACCTGGAGAGCTGGCTGGCGCAGATCACCGGCTACCACGCGGTCTCGTTGCAGCCCAACGCGGGCAGCCAGGGCGAGTTCGCCGGTCTGCTCGCGATCCGCGCCTACCACCGCGACCGCGGCGAGACCGCGCGTGACCTGTGCCTGATCCCGGCGAGCGCGCACGGCACGAACGCCGCGTCCGCGGTGATGGCAGGGATGCGGGTCGCGGTCGTGAAGTGCGACGAAAACGGCAACATCGACATGGACCACCTGCGGTCCTCGGTGCAGGAGCACCAGGACGACCTGGCCGCGATCATGATCACCTACCCGTCGACCCACGGCGTGTACGAGGACACCGTGCGCGAGGTCTGCGGGCTGGTGCACGACGCCGGTGGCCAGGTGTACGTGGACGGCGCGAACCTGAACGCGTTGATCGGCCTGGCGCAGTACGGCCGGTTCGGGTCGGACGTGTCACACCTGAACCTGCACAAGACGTTCTGCATCCCGCACGGCGGCGGCGGGCCGGGTGTCGGCCCGATCGGTGTCCGTGAGCACCTGGCGCCGTTCCTGCCCAACCACCCGCTGCAGCCGCAGGCCGGGCCGAAGACCGGTGTCGGCCCGATCAGCGCGGCGCCGTGGGGCAGCGCGTCGATCCTGCCGATCTCGTGGGCGTACGTGCGGATGATGGGCGCCAAGGGCCTGCGCGACGCCACGCTGACCGCGGTCGCGGCAGCGAACTACGTGGCTCGCCGGTTGGATGAGCACTACCCGGTGCTGTACACGGGTGAGGGCGGGTTCGTTGCCCACGAGTGCATCCTGGATCTGCGCACGATCACCAAGGACACCGGCGTGACCGTCGACGACGTGGCCAAGCGCCTCGCCGACTACGGGTTGCACGCGCCCACGATGTCGTTCCCGGTGGCGGGCACGTTGATGGTCGAGCCGACCGAGAGCGAGGACCTGGCGGAGCTGGACCGCTTCTGCGAGGCCATGATCGCCATCAAGAAGGAGATCGACAAGGTCGCCGCGGGCGAGTGGCCCGCGGACGACAACCCGTTGTGCAACGCCCCGCACACGGCCCAGTCGATCGCGGGGGAGTGGAACCACCCCTACAGCCGTGAGGTGGCGGCGTTCCCGGTGACGTCGGACCGTCCGAAGGCCTGGCCGCCCGTCCGCCGGATCGACGGTGCCAAGGGCGACCGCAACCTGGTGTGCTCCTGCCCTCCGCTGGACGCCTACACCAGCTGA
- a CDS encoding MerR family transcriptional regulator, protein MEQRPDSPLAGVDAGEQGELFPDASLPDELVGYRGPAACQIAGITYRQLDYWARTGLVAPSIRTAHGSGSQRLYSFKDILVLKVVKRLLDTGVSLQNIRVAVDHLRRRGVRDLAKITLFSDGTTVYECSSPEEVVDLLQGGQGVFGIAVSGAMREISGTIHEFPAERADGAELIQHDDELTARRRARNVG, encoded by the coding sequence ATGGAGCAACGGCCTGACAGTCCGCTCGCCGGCGTGGACGCCGGTGAACAGGGCGAGCTGTTCCCGGACGCTTCACTGCCCGACGAGCTGGTCGGCTACCGCGGTCCGGCTGCCTGTCAGATCGCGGGGATAACGTACCGGCAACTGGACTACTGGGCGCGCACGGGGTTGGTCGCCCCGTCGATCCGCACAGCGCACGGATCGGGCAGTCAGCGGCTGTACTCGTTCAAGGACATCCTGGTGTTGAAGGTGGTCAAGCGGCTGCTGGACACCGGCGTCTCGCTGCAGAACATCAGGGTGGCGGTCGACCACCTGCGCCGCAGGGGCGTGCGCGACCTCGCGAAAATCACCCTGTTCAGCGACGGCACGACGGTCTACGAGTGCTCGTCGCCGGAAGAGGTAGTCGATCTGCTGCAGGGTGGCCAGGGTGTGTTCGGCATCGCGGTCAGCGGTGCCATGCGTGAGATCAGCGGAACCATTCACGAGTTCCCGGCCGAACGGGCCGACGGCGCCGAGTTGATCCAGCATGACGACGAGCTGACGGCAAGGCGACGCGCGCGCAACGTCGGGTGA
- a CDS encoding bifunctional nuclease family protein gives MSEMRVVGVRVELPANQPILLLRETEGERYLPIWIGSVEATAIALEQQGVRPARPLTHDLLKDVIAALGRELEQVRITDLREGTFFAELVFDGDIRVSARPSDSVALALRIGVPIHAEDSVLAEAGLIIPDEQEDEVEKFREFLDSVSPEDFRGADT, from the coding sequence ATGAGCGAGATGCGCGTCGTTGGCGTGCGGGTCGAGTTGCCCGCCAACCAGCCGATCTTGTTGCTACGCGAGACCGAGGGCGAACGCTACCTGCCGATCTGGATCGGCTCGGTCGAGGCCACTGCGATAGCACTGGAGCAGCAGGGCGTGCGGCCCGCGCGACCGCTGACCCACGACCTGCTCAAGGACGTCATCGCGGCGCTCGGCCGGGAACTGGAACAGGTGCGGATCACCGACCTGAGAGAAGGCACGTTCTTCGCCGAGCTCGTCTTCGACGGCGACATCAGGGTGTCGGCGCGGCCGAGCGACTCGGTCGCCCTCGCGCTGCGGATCGGCGTGCCGATCCACGCGGAGGACTCGGTGCTCGCCGAGGCCGGTCTGATCATCCCCGACGAGCAGGAAGACGAAGTGGAGAAGTTCCGCGAGTTCCTGGATTCGGTCTCGCCGGAGGATTTTAGAGGTGCGGACACCTGA
- a CDS encoding MerR family transcriptional regulator: protein MSIGTVLGQLRAEFPDVTISKIRFLESEGLVLPGRTPSGYRQFTAADVERLRYVLRAQRDQYLPLKVIKQQLAAADRGESPGPRGLSGHGACGEPGDDGPRSLSREDLLAVTGLSSATLVELEEFGLLKPGDGGVYDPVDAELGAVVKAMAQFGIEPRHLRAYRAAADREVGLLEQIVTPLYRQRDGRARDRADQALRELASLSVALHTLLVKMGLRRVSGG, encoded by the coding sequence ATGAGCATCGGCACGGTGCTGGGACAGCTGCGTGCCGAGTTCCCGGACGTGACGATCTCCAAGATCAGGTTCCTGGAGTCGGAGGGTCTGGTGCTGCCGGGCCGGACACCGTCCGGCTACCGGCAGTTCACCGCGGCGGACGTGGAAAGACTGAGGTACGTGCTGCGCGCGCAACGCGACCAGTACCTGCCGCTGAAAGTCATCAAGCAACAGCTCGCCGCCGCGGACCGGGGTGAAAGCCCCGGTCCGCGTGGTCTGTCCGGCCACGGTGCGTGCGGTGAGCCGGGTGACGACGGCCCGCGCTCGCTGAGCCGGGAGGATCTGCTCGCCGTGACCGGCCTCAGCTCGGCGACGCTCGTCGAACTGGAGGAGTTCGGCCTGCTCAAACCGGGTGACGGTGGCGTGTACGACCCGGTGGACGCCGAACTCGGCGCGGTGGTCAAGGCGATGGCGCAGTTCGGCATCGAACCACGGCACCTGCGGGCCTACCGCGCGGCGGCCGACCGGGAGGTCGGGCTGCTCGAGCAGATCGTGACACCCCTGTACCGCCAGCGTGACGGGCGGGCGCGGGACCGCGCTGACCAGGCGTTGCGCGAGCTGGCTTCGCTTTCTGTCGCGCTGCACACACTTTTGGTCAAGATGGGGTTGCGCCGGGTGAGCGGCGGCTAG
- the garA gene encoding glycogen accumulation regulator GarA gives MSTNDGPGVPPEQSPERTSVFRADFLADVEGQHAPQPDPQVAGIDALPAGSALLVVKRGPNAGSRFLLDRDTTSAGRHPDSDIFLDDVTVSRRHAEFRREGGDFVVIDVGSLNGTYVNREPVDQAVLAGGDEVQIGKFRLVFLTGPGGQ, from the coding sequence GTGAGCACGAACGACGGACCCGGCGTTCCGCCGGAGCAGTCTCCGGAGCGGACCTCCGTCTTCCGGGCCGACTTCCTCGCCGACGTCGAGGGGCAGCACGCCCCTCAGCCCGATCCGCAGGTAGCCGGGATCGACGCGCTGCCGGCGGGTTCGGCGCTGCTCGTGGTCAAGCGCGGTCCGAACGCGGGATCACGGTTCCTGCTCGACCGCGACACCACGAGCGCGGGCCGTCACCCGGACAGCGACATCTTCCTCGACGACGTCACGGTTTCCCGCAGGCACGCCGAGTTCCGGCGTGAAGGCGGGGACTTCGTCGTGATCGACGTCGGCAGCCTGAACGGCACGTACGTCAACCGCGAGCCGGTGGACCAGGCCGTGCTGGCCGGGGGCGACGAGGTGCAGATCGGCAAGTTCCGCCTGGTGTTCCTCACCGGTCCAGGGGGCCAGTGA
- the gcvH gene encoding glycine cleavage system protein GcvH, which produces MHTPEQLKYTPDHEWIAVTGDTVRVGITDFAQEQLGDVVFVQLPETGAAVSAKDSVGEVESTKSVSEIYAPLGGEVTAVNDALNETPELINTDPFGDGWMFELKITSETELGELLDADAYRALTGQA; this is translated from the coding sequence GTGCACACGCCGGAACAGTTGAAGTACACGCCTGACCACGAGTGGATCGCCGTGACCGGCGACACCGTTCGGGTGGGCATCACCGACTTCGCCCAGGAACAGCTCGGGGACGTGGTCTTCGTGCAGCTGCCCGAGACCGGCGCCGCGGTGTCGGCCAAGGACTCCGTCGGCGAGGTCGAGTCGACCAAGAGCGTCTCGGAGATCTACGCCCCGCTCGGCGGCGAGGTGACCGCGGTCAACGACGCGCTCAACGAGACCCCCGAGCTGATCAACACCGACCCGTTCGGTGACGGCTGGATGTTCGAGCTGAAGATCACCAGCGAGACCGAGCTCGGCGAGTTGCTCGACGCGGACGCCTACCGGGCACTCACCGGTCAGGCATGA
- a CDS encoding CDP-alcohol phosphatidyltransferase family protein: MAQSGNQVWTVPNALSVLRLAGVPLFLWLLLGPQEDGWAIVVFIVSGITDWLDGKLARWLNQMSKFGAMLDPLADRLYTLAAMIAFVVRDIVPLWVVILLVARDLAVLVCLPLLRRAGYGPPEVLYLGKGATFVLLYAFPFLLFAQIDTWLAGVAQPIAYAFTVWGVVLYVWSGLIYILQAVTAIRRPRSL; encoded by the coding sequence GTGGCGCAGAGCGGCAATCAGGTGTGGACCGTGCCGAACGCGCTGAGCGTGTTGCGGCTGGCCGGAGTGCCCCTCTTCCTCTGGCTGCTGCTCGGGCCGCAGGAGGACGGCTGGGCGATCGTCGTGTTCATCGTCAGCGGCATCACCGACTGGCTCGACGGCAAGCTCGCCCGCTGGCTCAACCAGATGAGCAAGTTCGGCGCCATGCTCGACCCGCTCGCCGACCGGCTGTACACGCTCGCCGCGATGATCGCGTTCGTCGTGCGCGACATCGTGCCGCTCTGGGTGGTGATCCTGCTGGTCGCCCGTGACCTGGCCGTCCTGGTCTGCCTGCCGTTGCTGCGGCGCGCGGGTTACGGCCCGCCCGAAGTGCTCTACCTCGGCAAGGGTGCCACGTTCGTCCTGCTGTACGCCTTCCCGTTCCTGCTCTTCGCCCAGATCGACACCTGGCTCGCCGGCGTGGCCCAGCCGATCGCCTACGCGTTCACCGTCTGGGGGGTTGTGCTGTACGTGTGGTCCGGGTTGATCTACATCTTGCAGGCGGTCACCGCGATCCGGCGACCGCGCTCACTCTAA
- a CDS encoding MFS transporter yields the protein MSLSELGPRYKWIALSNTTLGLLIATINSSIVLIALPDIFKGIGVNPLDAGNTSYLLWMMMGFLVVTAVLVVTFGRLGDMYGRAKMYNLGFLIFTVSSIMLAVTWMSGDAAAIWLISWRIVQGVGGAFLMANSSAILTDAFPANQRGLALGINGIAAIAGSFLGLVIGGVLAPIHWHWVFLVSVPFGLVGTVWAYLKLHDTGVRQTSRMDWGGNVTFAVGLIAVLVAITYGIQPYGGHSMGWTNPWVLGALIGGALVLAWFVAIERKSPNPLFNLGLFRIGTFTWGNIANLMASLGRGGLQFILIIWLQGIWLPQHGYSFEETPLWAGVYMVPMTIGFLLAAPLSGVLSDRIGARGLATSGMIITAATFFALTVLPVDFDYTVFATILVINGIGMGMFSSPNRAAVMSSLPGNARGAGAGMTATFQNAAMVLSIGIFFSLIIAGLSTSLPGALSTGLTAHGVPAADAGQIAQLPAVAVLFAAFLGYNPVQQLLGPTLSQLPADQAGFLTGRSFFPSLITEPFADGLHVAFWFAIAACLIAAVASWFAGSGRPAPESVGEELAATASEAGTIPADLVDVSRADDGVTAGRSTTGG from the coding sequence ATGTCGTTGAGTGAGTTGGGGCCGCGGTACAAGTGGATCGCCCTGTCCAACACCACTCTCGGCCTGCTCATCGCGACGATCAACTCGTCCATCGTGCTGATCGCGTTGCCGGACATCTTCAAGGGCATCGGGGTCAACCCGCTGGACGCGGGAAACACCAGCTATCTGCTCTGGATGATGATGGGCTTCCTGGTGGTGACCGCCGTCCTGGTCGTCACCTTCGGGCGGCTGGGGGACATGTACGGCCGCGCCAAGATGTACAACCTCGGCTTCCTCATCTTCACCGTCTCGTCGATCATGCTCGCCGTCACGTGGATGAGCGGTGACGCCGCCGCGATCTGGCTCATCTCCTGGCGGATCGTGCAGGGTGTCGGCGGCGCGTTCCTGATGGCCAACTCCAGCGCCATCCTGACCGACGCGTTCCCCGCCAACCAACGCGGTCTCGCGCTCGGCATCAACGGCATCGCGGCCATCGCGGGCAGCTTTCTCGGCCTGGTCATCGGCGGTGTCCTCGCGCCGATCCACTGGCACTGGGTCTTCCTCGTCTCCGTCCCGTTCGGTCTCGTCGGCACCGTCTGGGCGTACCTCAAGCTGCACGACACCGGCGTCCGGCAGACGTCCAGGATGGACTGGGGCGGCAACGTCACCTTCGCCGTCGGCCTGATCGCCGTCCTCGTCGCGATCACGTACGGCATCCAGCCGTACGGCGGCCACTCCATGGGCTGGACGAACCCGTGGGTGCTCGGCGCGCTGATCGGCGGGGCGCTCGTGCTGGCCTGGTTCGTCGCCATCGAGCGCAAGTCGCCGAACCCGCTGTTCAACCTCGGGCTGTTCAGGATCGGCACGTTCACGTGGGGCAACATCGCCAACCTGATGGCCTCGCTCGGCCGCGGTGGCCTGCAGTTCATCCTGATCATCTGGCTGCAGGGGATCTGGCTGCCGCAGCACGGCTACTCGTTCGAGGAGACACCGCTCTGGGCCGGCGTCTACATGGTGCCGATGACCATCGGCTTCCTGCTCGCCGCGCCGCTGTCGGGCGTCCTGTCCGACCGCATCGGCGCCCGCGGCCTCGCCACCAGTGGGATGATCATCACAGCTGCCACGTTCTTCGCGCTGACCGTGCTGCCGGTCGACTTCGACTACACGGTCTTCGCCACGATCCTCGTCATCAACGGCATCGGGATGGGCATGTTCTCGTCGCCCAACCGGGCCGCCGTGATGAGCAGCCTGCCCGGCAACGCGCGTGGCGCGGGCGCGGGAATGACCGCCACGTTCCAGAACGCGGCCATGGTGCTGTCGATCGGCATCTTCTTCAGCCTGATCATCGCCGGGCTGTCCACGAGCCTGCCCGGGGCCCTGAGCACGGGTCTCACGGCGCACGGCGTGCCGGCGGCCGACGCGGGCCAGATCGCGCAGCTGCCCGCCGTGGCCGTGCTGTTCGCCGCGTTCCTCGGCTACAACCCCGTTCAGCAGCTGCTCGGCCCCACCCTCAGCCAGCTCCCGGCCGACCAGGCGGGCTTCCTGACCGGCCGCAGCTTCTTCCCGAGCCTGATCACCGAACCGTTCGCCGACGGCCTGCACGTGGCGTTCTGGTTCGCGATCGCCGCTTGTCTCATCGCCGCGGTCGCGTCCTGGTTCGCCGGCAGCGGCAGGCCCGCGCCGGAGAGCGTCGGCGAGGAGCTGGCGGCCACCGCGTCCGAAGCCGGCACAATCCCCGCTGACCTGGTGGATGTGAGCCGGGCCGATGACGGGGTGACCGCTGGGCGCTCGACGACCGGCGGCTGA